The Hymenobacter sp. 5317J-9 genome has a window encoding:
- the ftsZ gene encoding cell division protein FtsZ — translation MNYKFDIPAQNKSIIKVIGVGGGGSNAVKHMHKQGIKDVEFIICNTDHQALQSSTVPNKLQIGVDLTEGLGAGAKPERGRQAAIESKEQIRDLLNQGTKMLFITAGMGGGTGTGAAPVIAQVAQELGILTVGIVTAPFMFEGKKKRQQAEEGIKALSEHCDTVLVILNDKLPQIYGNLTMGAAFAKADTVLTTAAKSIAEIITVTADVNVDFEDVKTVMKDSGAAVMGSSVTEGENRARRAAEEALNSPLLNNTDIHGAQRILLSIMSGAEHELEMDELTEITEYIQEKAGQDAEMIFGHGIDESLGQSIRVTVIATGFAREAHSITTPAMGGAVAAEPAATAPVAEAPRTEAAPAPVSNPTSAPFVPSFGAPEPARVTFDLNGPSAHTAPPLAGIPATAPGEPVLTSNAPAPAPEATAAGAGRPRPAMDAQALERRRRLQELSNGLPPEAVSQYDTPAYLRRQVKLENVEPSSAQNISRFNLSDDNELLGDNRFLHDNVD, via the coding sequence ATGAATTACAAATTCGACATTCCGGCCCAGAACAAGTCCATCATCAAGGTGATTGGCGTGGGTGGCGGGGGCTCCAATGCCGTGAAGCACATGCATAAGCAGGGCATCAAGGACGTGGAGTTCATTATTTGCAATACCGACCACCAGGCGCTGCAAAGCTCGACGGTGCCCAATAAGCTGCAGATTGGCGTGGACCTGACCGAGGGCCTCGGCGCGGGTGCTAAGCCCGAGCGTGGCCGCCAGGCCGCCATCGAGAGCAAGGAGCAAATCCGCGACCTGCTCAACCAAGGCACCAAGATGCTATTCATCACGGCTGGCATGGGCGGTGGCACGGGCACGGGGGCGGCCCCGGTAATTGCGCAGGTAGCGCAGGAACTGGGCATCCTCACCGTGGGCATCGTGACGGCGCCTTTCATGTTTGAAGGCAAAAAGAAGCGCCAGCAGGCCGAAGAAGGCATCAAAGCACTGAGCGAACACTGCGACACGGTGCTGGTGATTCTCAACGACAAGCTGCCGCAGATTTATGGCAACCTGACCATGGGCGCCGCCTTTGCCAAGGCCGATACCGTGCTGACCACGGCCGCCAAGTCCATTGCCGAAATCATCACGGTGACGGCCGACGTGAACGTGGACTTTGAAGACGTGAAAACGGTGATGAAGGACAGCGGGGCCGCCGTAATGGGCAGCAGCGTGACCGAAGGCGAAAACCGCGCCCGCCGCGCCGCCGAGGAAGCCCTGAACTCGCCGCTGCTCAACAACACCGACATCCACGGCGCGCAGCGCATTCTGCTCTCCATCATGTCGGGCGCTGAGCACGAGCTGGAGATGGACGAGCTGACGGAAATCACGGAGTATATCCAGGAGAAAGCCGGTCAGGACGCGGAAATGATTTTCGGCCACGGCATCGACGAGTCGCTGGGCCAGAGCATCCGGGTGACGGTGATTGCCACGGGTTTTGCACGCGAGGCGCATTCCATCACCACGCCCGCTATGGGCGGGGCGGTTGCGGCTGAGCCTGCCGCCACTGCTCCGGTTGCGGAGGCTCCCCGGACGGAGGCAGCGCCTGCGCCGGTTTCTAACCCGACTTCGGCGCCGTTTGTGCCCAGCTTTGGGGCCCCCGAGCCGGCCCGCGTGACCTTCGACTTGAATGGACCTTCGGCCCACACGGCACCGCCGCTGGCAGGTATCCCGGCCACCGCTCCCGGTGAGCCCGTGCTGACCTCGAACGCACCCGCCCCGGCCCCCGAGGCCACTGCGGCTGGCGCTGGCCGCCCGCGCCCGGCCATGGATGCCCAGGCCCTGGAGCGCCGGCGGCGCCTGCAGGAGCTGAGCAACGGCCTGCCCCCCGAGGCGGTAAGCCAATACGACACGCCCGCCTACCTGCGTCGACAGGTGAAGCTGGAAAACGTGGAGCCCAGCTCGGCGCAAAACATCTCGCGCTTCAACCTGTCGGACGACAATGAACTGCTGGGCGACAACCGCTTCCTGCACGACAACGTCGACTAA
- the ftsA gene encoding cell division protein FtsA — protein MQQDKIVVGLDIGTTKICALVGRKNEFGKLEILGMGKAVSEGVSRGIVLNIDKTVDAIKRAIRQAEEQSGISIGVVNVGIAGQHIKSLQHNGSITRNSHDTIGPDDVNRLTQDMYRLVTQPGSQIIHVMPQDYKVDYEEGIADPVGYEGVRLEGNFHIITAQSTAINNINKCVTKAGLEIADLILEPLASSMSILSEEEKEAGVALIDIGGGTTDLAVFKDGIIRHAAVLPFGGNIITQDIKAGCNVAPGQAEQLKVKFGKAIAQEASDYEIVSIPGLPNRPPKEVSLKNLAYIIEARMSEIMELVYAEIYRMGLHDKLSAGIVLTGGGSQLQNLEQLTEYITGLDTRIGYPNQHLGKSRIEAVKSPMYATTVGLVLSGYHSLDERNLSRTPYDHEELPAAPAYYAAPQPVAAPAPAPVETRAVTPTAPAPAPQPAKQKEPGAASRFFKDIITRTKGLLIDDYDDKSY, from the coding sequence ATGCAACAAGACAAAATCGTCGTCGGGCTCGACATTGGTACTACAAAAATCTGCGCCCTGGTGGGCCGCAAAAACGAGTTCGGTAAACTCGAAATTCTGGGCATGGGCAAAGCCGTGTCGGAAGGGGTTTCGCGCGGCATCGTGCTCAACATCGACAAGACCGTAGACGCCATCAAACGGGCCATTCGGCAAGCCGAAGAACAGTCTGGAATTAGCATTGGAGTGGTAAACGTGGGCATTGCCGGCCAGCACATCAAGAGCCTGCAGCACAACGGCAGCATCACGCGCAACTCGCACGATACCATCGGCCCGGACGACGTGAACCGCCTCACGCAGGACATGTATCGCCTCGTGACACAGCCCGGCTCGCAAATCATCCACGTGATGCCGCAGGACTACAAAGTGGACTACGAGGAAGGCATCGCCGACCCCGTGGGCTACGAGGGCGTGCGCCTGGAAGGCAACTTCCACATCATCACCGCCCAGAGCACGGCCATCAACAACATCAACAAGTGCGTGACCAAGGCCGGGCTGGAAATTGCCGACCTGATTCTGGAACCGCTGGCCAGCTCCATGTCCATCCTCTCGGAGGAAGAGAAGGAAGCCGGCGTGGCCCTGATTGACATCGGCGGCGGCACCACCGACCTGGCCGTGTTCAAGGACGGCATCATCCGCCACGCGGCGGTGCTTCCGTTTGGCGGCAACATCATCACGCAGGATATCAAGGCCGGCTGCAACGTGGCCCCCGGCCAAGCCGAGCAGCTGAAGGTGAAGTTTGGCAAAGCCATTGCCCAGGAAGCCAGCGACTACGAAATCGTGAGCATCCCCGGCCTGCCGAACCGCCCGCCCAAGGAAGTGTCGCTGAAAAACCTGGCATACATCATCGAGGCCCGCATGTCGGAAATCATGGAGCTGGTGTATGCCGAAATCTATCGCATGGGCCTGCACGATAAGCTGTCGGCCGGCATTGTGCTGACGGGTGGCGGCTCGCAGCTGCAGAACCTGGAGCAGCTCACCGAGTACATCACCGGTCTAGACACCCGCATCGGCTACCCCAACCAACACCTTGGCAAGAGCCGCATCGAGGCCGTGAAGTCGCCGATGTATGCCACCACGGTGGGCCTCGTGCTGTCGGGCTACCACTCGCTCGACGAGCGCAACCTCTCGCGCACGCCCTACGACCACGAAGAGCTGCCCGCCGCGCCTGCGTATTATGCTGCCCCGCAGCCGGTGGCCGCGCCCGCGCCGGCTCCGGTCGAGACGCGCGCTGTTACGCCTACCGCTCCCGCCCCGGCCCCCCAGCCGGCCAAGCAGAAGGAGCCCGGTGCGGCCAGCCGCTTCTTCAAGGACATCATCACCCGTACCAAAGGGCTGCTGATTGACGATTACGACGATAAATCTTACTAA